In bacterium, a single window of DNA contains:
- the ftsH gene encoding ATP-dependent zinc metalloprotease FtsH has translation MTKDNNKQDNQGKDLSQKSKLGSKTPKSPKVPRKMPEVGGLILNNFFATFLIFIAIIAMYVLFYSTPEVIKEISLSELATDINDGKVSRVEVVGDKVNIEYLGVATSSTAIAEVIPVGTPATTSSTSIAAIASVLKKTTQKEAQSSLSDSLKNLGVDPLKLSQVKIENKDDRGAWFWAANIIPFALPIVFLIFIIWYISKQARGANMQAMSFGQTRARMISPDDTKAKVTFKDVAGAKEAKQELAEIVDFLKNPEKFIKIGARIPKGILLTGAPGTGKTLLARAVAGEAGVAFFSVSGAEFVEMFVGVGASRVRDLFKLAKASAPAIIFIDEIDAVGRVRGTGIGGGNDEREQTLNQILVEMDGFEPTEKVIMMAATNRPDVLDPALLRPGRFDRRVIIDLPDRKDREAILEVHTKNKPLAEDVNLDVIASRTSGLSGADLHSLVNEAAILAAREDRTKVGQYDLIRSIEKVLLGPERKSHLLGKKEKELTAYHEAGHALLASVLEHADPVHKVSIISRGRAAGYTMKLPLEDRKLQSKKEFLDDIVVSLGGYVVEKHIFDELTTGSSNDLQVASALARDMVTRYGMSDKIGPIALEGNGRAMSGRGVGEQEYSAQTAAVIDQEISKIMNDSYKIALDVITEKRNVLDAISVALIDKETLEQADFDAILVANGIMPKKKSEII, from the coding sequence ATGACAAAAGACAACAATAAGCAAGATAATCAGGGTAAGGACTTATCGCAAAAGTCTAAGCTAGGATCAAAAACACCTAAGTCACCAAAGGTACCTAGAAAGATGCCCGAGGTTGGTGGTTTAATATTAAATAATTTTTTTGCCACATTCCTTATCTTCATAGCAATCATTGCTATGTACGTTTTGTTCTACAGTACTCCTGAGGTTATAAAGGAAATAAGTTTGTCAGAACTTGCAACAGATATAAATGATGGAAAAGTTTCAAGAGTTGAGGTTGTGGGGGATAAGGTTAATATTGAATACCTGGGTGTAGCAACTTCATCAACTGCAATTGCTGAAGTAATTCCCGTAGGTACCCCAGCGACTACGTCGTCAACTTCTATTGCTGCAATTGCATCTGTATTAAAGAAAACAACTCAAAAAGAAGCGCAAAGTTCACTTTCTGATTCATTAAAAAATCTTGGCGTTGATCCTTTGAAATTATCTCAAGTAAAAATAGAGAATAAGGATGATAGAGGTGCATGGTTCTGGGCTGCAAATATTATTCCCTTTGCACTACCTATAGTATTTTTGATTTTCATAATTTGGTACATATCAAAACAAGCACGTGGTGCCAATATGCAAGCAATGAGCTTTGGACAAACTCGAGCAAGAATGATTTCTCCTGATGATACAAAAGCAAAAGTTACATTCAAAGACGTTGCCGGAGCAAAAGAAGCAAAGCAAGAATTGGCGGAGATTGTAGACTTCTTAAAAAATCCTGAAAAATTTATTAAAATTGGAGCAAGAATTCCAAAGGGAATATTATTAACTGGTGCTCCTGGAACTGGAAAAACTCTTTTGGCCCGCGCTGTAGCAGGGGAGGCTGGTGTCGCATTCTTTTCTGTGTCTGGTGCAGAGTTTGTGGAAATGTTTGTTGGAGTTGGAGCGTCTCGTGTAAGAGATTTATTTAAGCTAGCAAAAGCATCTGCGCCTGCAATTATATTCATAGATGAAATTGACGCAGTAGGACGCGTTAGAGGAACTGGAATTGGCGGAGGAAATGATGAACGTGAACAAACACTCAATCAAATTCTTGTTGAGATGGATGGTTTTGAACCAACAGAAAAAGTTATTATGATGGCTGCAACAAACAGACCGGATGTTCTTGACCCCGCACTTCTTCGTCCTGGAAGATTTGATAGAAGAGTAATTATTGATCTACCAGATAGAAAAGATAGAGAAGCGATACTTGAGGTTCATACTAAAAATAAGCCACTTGCTGAGGATGTTAATTTGGATGTTATTGCATCACGTACATCAGGTCTGTCTGGTGCAGATTTGCATTCATTGGTTAATGAAGCTGCAATTCTTGCAGCAAGAGAAGATAGAACTAAGGTGGGGCAATATGATTTGATTCGTTCAATTGAAAAAGTATTATTAGGTCCTGAAAGAAAAAGTCATTTATTGGGAAAGAAGGAAAAGGAATTGACTGCATATCATGAGGCGGGACATGCTTTGCTTGCGTCAGTTCTAGAACATGCAGATCCTGTTCACAAGGTTTCCATAATTTCTCGTGGTCGTGCAGCTGGATACACAATGAAGCTTCCTCTTGAGGATAGAAAGTTACAATCTAAAAAAGAATTCTTGGATGACATTGTTGTTTCACTTGGTGGATATGTTGTTGAGAAACATATTTTTGACGAGTTAACTACTGGTTCATCAAATGATTTGCAGGTTGCAAGTGCCTTGGCGCGCGACATGGTTACAAGATATGGTATGTCAGATAAAATTGGTCCAATCGCACTAGAGGGAAACGGTAGAGCTATGTCTGGAAGAGGGGTGGGGGAGCAAGAATATTCTGCACAAACCGCAGCTGTGATTGATCAAGAAATTTCAAAAATTATGAATGATTCATATAAGATTGCGCTTGATGTTATAACTGAAAAGCGTAATGTTTTGGATGCTATTTCAGTTGCATTGATAGATAAAGAAACTTTGGAACAAGCTGATTTTGATGCAATTTTGGTTGCTAATGGAATTATGCCAAAGAAGAAGTCGGAGATTATATAG
- the smpB gene encoding SsrA-binding protein SmpB, whose protein sequence is MKILVKNQKVFFNYDIQDKHVAGIELFGHEVKSIKGGRGSMEGSYIIVRGGEAFIIGLDIPAFQANNTPDGYDPKRNRRLLLKKKEILALAEKEKEKGLTIVPISLYNDGRRIKLEFGIAKGKKKFDKRQTIKTRESNKEILRTLKDGR, encoded by the coding sequence ATGAAAATTTTAGTCAAAAATCAAAAAGTCTTCTTTAATTACGATATACAGGACAAACATGTTGCTGGTATTGAGCTTTTTGGTCATGAAGTAAAATCAATCAAGGGAGGCCGAGGTAGTATGGAGGGTTCATATATTATAGTTAGAGGAGGAGAAGCCTTTATAATAGGGCTAGATATACCAGCTTTTCAGGCAAACAATACACCTGATGGGTATGACCCAAAAAGGAACAGAAGATTATTGCTAAAGAAGAAGGAAATACTAGCTTTAGCAGAAAAGGAGAAGGAAAAAGGCTTGACGATAGTACCAATATCGTTGTATAATGATGGGCGCAGAATCAAACTTGAGTTTGGTATTGCAAAGGGAAAGAAGAAATTTGACAAACGTCAGACTATCAAAACCCGCGAGAGTAACAAGGAAATCCTTAGAACTCTCAAGGACGGAAGATAG
- a CDS encoding DUF2103 domain-containing protein, translating to MAPKFSSKKLTRSHTTLTDAAGVIVKHASQMPEVSKISLGIIKPISVGKQRIKFLPITGGVKSIIRGNSSIQEIFIYTKEPKTTIKVLTDYFNSK from the coding sequence ATGGCTCCAAAATTCTCTTCCAAAAAACTAACCAGAAGTCACACTACCCTAACAGATGCAGCTGGTGTAATTGTTAAGCATGCATCTCAAATGCCGGAGGTTTCAAAGATAAGTTTGGGAATTATCAAACCAATTTCTGTTGGAAAACAGAGAATAAAATTCCTCCCCATAACTGGTGGTGTAAAATCTATAATTCGAGGAAACTCATCGATTCAAGAAATTTTTATATATACAAAAGAACCTAAAACTACAATCAAAGTTTTAACGGATTATTTTAATAGTAAGTAA
- the infC gene encoding translation initiation factor IF-3, with protein sequence MATQTTHVRINHQIRASELRMLGPEGENFGIMKFDDAMAKARELGMDLIEISPRANPPVAKIMDYGKFQYDESKKQKQAKANAKNFEVKSLQVKIGTGEHDLALKAKKASEWLAEGHRIKFDLFLPGRTKYLDEKFLKERMDRLLHLLSTDYKIADPAKKSPKGLTIILEKA encoded by the coding sequence ATGGCAACACAAACAACACACGTAAGAATCAATCATCAAATACGCGCCTCAGAACTGCGTATGTTAGGACCTGAAGGAGAAAACTTTGGAATAATGAAATTTGACGACGCCATGGCCAAAGCCAGGGAGCTTGGAATGGATTTGATAGAGATATCCCCTAGAGCCAACCCACCAGTTGCAAAAATCATGGATTATGGTAAATTTCAGTACGACGAAAGCAAAAAACAGAAGCAGGCTAAAGCCAATGCAAAGAATTTTGAAGTTAAGAGTTTACAGGTAAAAATAGGCACAGGAGAGCATGATCTAGCTTTAAAGGCTAAGAAAGCCTCTGAATGGCTTGCGGAAGGTCATAGAATCAAGTTTGACCTCTTCCTACCTGGTAGAACTAAGTACCTAGATGAGAAGTTCTTGAAAGAGAGAATGGACCGTTTACTACACTTATTAAGCACTGACTACAAAATAGCAGATCCAGCTAAGAAAAGTCCAAAGGGTTTAACAATCATTTTGGAGAAGGCATAG
- a CDS encoding 50S ribosomal protein L35 produces the protein MKTNKSYSKRLKVTKNGKIISRAKGQNHFNSKNSGRQGIAKGRTVEFVMSTRDRRRFLAQS, from the coding sequence ATGAAGACAAATAAGTCCTATTCAAAACGTCTTAAGGTCACTAAAAATGGTAAAATCATTTCAAGAGCCAAGGGACAAAACCACTTCAATTCAAAAAACAGTGGTAGACAGGGAATCGCAAAAGGTCGTACAGTAGAATTTGTTATGAGCACTCGTGATAGACGTCGTTTCTTGGCGCAATCATAA
- the rplT gene encoding 50S ribosomal protein L20 — translation MVRIKKGVTALKTRRYILKAAKGFRGPRKSKEKLANEQLVHSYAAAFAHRRDKKGDFRRLWNVRINAAIRPFGVSYSKFIGMLKAQNIELDRKTLSEMAQNAPASFERVAKQVLAKAGTEAKEVVEILEA, via the coding sequence ATGGTACGTATAAAAAAAGGTGTTACAGCTCTTAAAACAAGAAGATATATTCTTAAAGCAGCTAAGGGATTCAGAGGACCACGTAAGAGTAAGGAGAAGCTAGCAAATGAACAACTTGTTCATTCATACGCAGCAGCTTTTGCTCACAGAAGAGACAAAAAGGGAGATTTCAGACGTTTATGGAATGTTAGAATAAACGCAGCAATCAGACCTTTCGGAGTTTCTTACAGTAAATTCATAGGAATGCTAAAGGCACAAAACATTGAGCTAGACAGAAAGACTCTTTCTGAAATGGCCCAAAATGCTCCAGCTTCATTTGAAAGAGTTGCAAAGCAAGTTCTAGCTAAGGCTGGAACTGAGGCAAAGGAGGTAGTAGAGATATTAGAGGCGTAA
- a CDS encoding MBL fold metallo-hydrolase, producing the protein MTNKKQDSKVNTDGKLTLTFCGGVGSVTGANFLLTGPDGTSILVDCGLEQGGHDADANNHKDFIYDPADCDFLLVTHSHMDHIGRIPKLVKEGFRGIIYSTPETLALTKIMLADALKIVTQDAERKQLVPLYDAHDVEDSFKNWKTIEYHKNLELAPGYSVYVKDSGHILGASMFEVTYKGEVGGKEYSRKVIFTGDLGNSPTPLLHDTEKITDADYLVMESVYGDKNHEDNEVRLEKLKKVLIDNFNRNGTLIMPSFSLEKTQEILFEIHKLMDHKEIPSMRIYLDSPLALKVTEIYRKMRKDFNSEATIDSKKHDIFAFPGLRISDSAEQSKMILKEPNPKVIMAGSGMSNGGRIIHHEANYLGDKNNTILFLGYQAVGTLGRKISEGASEVEIGDQLVKIAARIEHIDGYSSHKDSDHLIEFVKDTAETVKKVFVVMGETNASLFLAQRLRDYDGVNAVHPEEGDVVVLE; encoded by the coding sequence ATGACAAATAAAAAACAGGACAGTAAAGTTAATACAGATGGTAAGTTAACACTAACTTTTTGTGGAGGAGTAGGCTCTGTAACTGGGGCAAACTTTTTGCTAACTGGGCCAGACGGCACAAGTATTCTTGTTGATTGTGGATTAGAGCAGGGGGGTCATGATGCTGATGCTAATAATCATAAAGATTTTATATATGATCCTGCTGACTGTGATTTTCTGCTAGTAACTCACTCCCACATGGACCACATAGGAAGAATTCCAAAGTTGGTAAAAGAAGGTTTTAGAGGCATTATTTATTCCACTCCGGAAACGCTAGCTCTTACAAAAATAATGTTAGCTGACGCTCTTAAAATTGTGACTCAAGATGCAGAAAGAAAGCAACTTGTTCCGCTTTATGACGCCCATGATGTTGAGGATTCTTTTAAAAATTGGAAAACAATTGAATATCACAAAAATCTAGAACTGGCTCCAGGCTATTCTGTTTACGTAAAAGATTCTGGACACATACTCGGTGCTTCAATGTTTGAGGTTACTTACAAGGGGGAGGTAGGAGGAAAGGAATACTCAAGAAAAGTTATTTTCACAGGAGATCTAGGAAATAGTCCAACACCACTTTTGCATGACACAGAAAAAATTACAGACGCTGACTATTTGGTAATGGAAAGTGTTTATGGAGATAAAAACCATGAGGATAATGAAGTAAGATTGGAAAAGCTAAAGAAAGTTTTAATTGATAATTTCAATAGAAATGGAACATTAATTATGCCATCATTTTCTCTAGAGAAAACTCAGGAGATTCTATTTGAAATTCATAAACTTATGGATCACAAGGAGATTCCTTCAATGAGAATTTATCTAGATTCACCACTTGCTTTGAAGGTTACAGAAATCTACAGAAAGATGAGAAAGGATTTTAATTCAGAAGCAACCATAGATTCAAAGAAGCATGATATTTTCGCCTTTCCAGGCCTAAGAATAAGCGATTCTGCGGAACAGTCGAAAATGATACTTAAGGAACCAAATCCAAAAGTTATAATGGCAGGATCTGGAATGTCTAATGGTGGAAGAATAATTCATCATGAGGCAAACTACTTAGGTGATAAAAATAATACAATCTTGTTTTTGGGGTATCAAGCCGTTGGAACTTTGGGCAGAAAAATTAGCGAAGGAGCAAGTGAAGTTGAAATTGGTGATCAACTTGTGAAGATTGCTGCAAGAATAGAACATATTGATGGATACTCATCTCATAAGGATTCTGATCACTTGATTGAATTTGTGAAAGATACAGCTGAAACTGTGAAAAAAGTTTTTGTTGTGATGGGAGAGACTAATGCATCATTGTTTCTTGCTCAACGCCTAAGAGATTACGATGGAGTTAATGCTGTACATCCAGAAGAGGGGGATGTTGTAGTGCTTGAATAA
- a CDS encoding nucleoside-diphosphate kinase, with protein sequence MDILIKETGHRNEKTLVIVKPDGVQRGLTGEVIRRFERVGLKMVALKFTVPNREMVQKHYTNDPEWFEKAGSKSIKSFMDKGIEPPTTNAVEMGHNILNKLVSFMTSGPVVVMVWQGAHAVSVVRKLTGGTEPLTSDVGTIRGDFVLDSYEMAEAQSRAVRNVVHASGTVDEAQIEIGQWFNSNEVIEYKAIHEQIMYQDFSDLMA encoded by the coding sequence ATGGATATTCTAATTAAAGAGACGGGGCACAGAAATGAAAAAACACTAGTTATTGTTAAGCCAGATGGTGTACAGAGAGGTTTGACGGGGGAGGTTATTAGGAGGTTTGAGAGGGTAGGGCTAAAAATGGTAGCTTTGAAGTTTACTGTTCCAAATAGAGAGATGGTTCAAAAGCACTATACAAATGACCCAGAGTGGTTTGAAAAGGCTGGCTCAAAGAGTATTAAATCGTTTATGGATAAAGGAATAGAACCACCTACAACAAACGCTGTTGAAATGGGTCATAATATTCTTAATAAACTAGTTAGCTTTATGACATCGGGGCCTGTTGTTGTAATGGTGTGGCAGGGAGCTCATGCGGTCTCGGTGGTTAGAAAATTAACTGGAGGCACAGAGCCTCTAACGTCAGATGTTGGAACAATCAGAGGTGACTTCGTTTTAGACTCCTATGAGATGGCAGAAGCACAATCAAGAGCTGTTAGAAATGTTGTACATGCATCAGGTACAGTAGATGAGGCGCAAATTGAAATTGGACAATGGTTTAATTCTAATGAAGTTATAGAATATAAGGCAATTCATGAACAAATTATGTATCAGGATTTCAGTGATTTAATGGCGTAG
- a CDS encoding TraM recognition domain-containing protein: protein MEPNFSNETHEGKNFSSPQEELEYLRALIAKKESGLTSHPESPERFEQKEDLIEREIQDYTLADAKKVLHEDFQIADSKAEEIILDLTPETHDKKMEELLTILLEKGILNAVNIARGFGSPHIDSDFHRFLVEYVKKGYVTPGLKGKSPLDNILRKTVYEIQLPENKSKDGDSKRPLKELLSSMEQFYAGMLAVSGGGSTGQTDESDQFSIELSMSEGGEEFIFYVAIPDKKNQLFEKQFLSIFPDAKIVEKKDEYNIFNPDGVTLGSEATLSKKEVYPIKTYEQFDYDPLNVILNTFSKMDKFGEGAAIQVIFNPIGDYYNKIYRKSLNDIQKGDKLKDAIDIQHTVMGELKKTAKQEFKTVWKEMILGQKKDEGDKPKPVDTIAVEQITNKLSSPVIESNIRIIVSAASREKADATLTEIESSFSQFNNSLGNALIFKRSKDSSLADLVHDFSYRVFNKNTILPLSLKELTTVMHFPVESVVIDSQLRQTRASTGPAPVGLSKEGIYLGDNVHRNLKTPIYFSKEDRLRHLYAVGQTGTGKSSFLKNMMIQDIKNGEGICFIDPHGSDVQDILSHIPPERYDDVIYFDPSYVDRPMALNMLEYNKDIPQQKIFVVNELFGIFQKLYAGSPESMGPMFEQYFRNATMLVVEDPETGCTLLDVSRVMADKKFRDLKVSRCKNPVVVQFWTEQAEKAGGEASLANMVPYITSKFDVFLANDIMRPIIAQEKSSFNFRDVMDNKKILLVNLAKGSLGDINSSLIGLVLVGKILMAALSRVDSFGKDFPPFYLYIDEFQNVTTPSISTILSEARKYKLSLNIANQYISQLDDKIKDSVFGNVGTIAALRVGAEDAEILEKQFSPVFTAKDIMNIDNMNVYLKMLSNGKPVRPFSVEFTWATGSRKEIVESLKELSYFKYGQDRAVVEEEIAKKFKKEELPTPAPRNNPFADLV, encoded by the coding sequence ATGGAACCAAATTTTTCAAATGAAACTCATGAAGGTAAAAATTTTTCTTCTCCACAAGAGGAGTTGGAATATTTAAGGGCATTAATTGCCAAGAAAGAATCGGGCCTGACTTCTCACCCAGAAAGTCCTGAGAGATTTGAGCAGAAAGAAGATTTGATAGAAAGAGAAATACAAGACTATACTTTAGCTGATGCTAAAAAAGTTTTGCATGAAGATTTTCAAATAGCTGATTCAAAGGCAGAAGAAATTATTTTAGATTTAACTCCAGAAACTCATGATAAGAAAATGGAGGAGTTGCTGACTATTCTTCTGGAGAAGGGGATTCTAAATGCCGTGAACATCGCCAGAGGTTTTGGTAGTCCTCATATCGATAGTGATTTTCATAGGTTTCTTGTGGAGTATGTTAAGAAAGGTTATGTAACTCCTGGGCTTAAGGGAAAAAGTCCTCTTGATAATATTTTGAGAAAGACAGTATATGAGATTCAACTTCCTGAAAATAAGAGTAAGGATGGCGATTCTAAGCGCCCTCTTAAGGAGTTGTTGTCATCAATGGAGCAATTCTATGCCGGAATGCTTGCTGTCTCTGGTGGTGGTTCTACAGGGCAAACAGATGAAAGTGATCAATTTTCAATTGAGCTATCAATGTCAGAAGGAGGTGAAGAATTTATCTTCTATGTTGCAATTCCGGACAAGAAAAACCAACTTTTTGAAAAACAATTTCTTTCAATATTTCCAGATGCAAAAATTGTAGAAAAGAAGGATGAATATAATATCTTTAATCCAGATGGAGTTACCTTAGGATCAGAAGCGACTCTTTCTAAAAAAGAAGTTTATCCAATCAAAACTTACGAACAATTTGATTATGATCCATTGAATGTTATTTTGAATACTTTTAGTAAAATGGATAAATTTGGTGAAGGGGCAGCAATTCAAGTCATCTTTAATCCAATCGGGGACTACTATAATAAAATTTACAGAAAGTCATTGAATGATATTCAAAAAGGAGATAAGTTAAAGGACGCAATTGATATTCAACACACAGTAATGGGCGAATTGAAAAAGACTGCAAAACAAGAGTTTAAAACAGTTTGGAAAGAAATGATTCTGGGTCAGAAGAAAGATGAAGGCGACAAGCCAAAACCTGTTGATACTATTGCTGTTGAGCAAATAACCAATAAACTATCTTCGCCCGTAATAGAATCGAATATTAGAATTATTGTTTCTGCAGCAAGTAGAGAGAAGGCGGATGCTACGCTTACTGAAATAGAGTCATCGTTCAGTCAATTTAATAATTCCCTTGGAAATGCACTAATCTTTAAAAGAAGTAAAGATTCTTCTCTTGCTGATTTAGTTCATGATTTCTCATATAGAGTTTTCAATAAAAATACTATACTACCACTGTCCCTGAAGGAGTTAACAACAGTGATGCATTTCCCTGTGGAGAGTGTTGTTATCGATTCTCAATTAAGACAAACAAGAGCAAGTACAGGGCCTGCTCCTGTTGGATTATCGAAGGAAGGAATTTATCTAGGTGATAACGTTCACAGAAATCTAAAGACCCCAATTTATTTTAGTAAGGAGGATAGATTAAGACACCTTTATGCCGTTGGACAAACTGGTACTGGTAAGTCTTCATTTTTGAAAAATATGATGATTCAGGATATTAAAAATGGTGAAGGTATTTGTTTTATAGATCCACACGGAAGTGACGTCCAAGATATCTTGTCTCATATTCCACCCGAGAGATATGACGATGTTATTTACTTCGACCCAAGTTATGTAGATAGGCCTATGGCTCTTAATATGTTGGAATACAATAAAGATATTCCTCAGCAAAAAATATTTGTGGTGAATGAGTTGTTCGGTATTTTTCAAAAACTATATGCTGGATCCCCTGAATCAATGGGTCCAATGTTTGAGCAATACTTTAGAAATGCAACCATGCTTGTTGTTGAAGATCCAGAAACCGGATGTACATTACTTGATGTTTCAAGAGTGATGGCTGATAAAAAGTTTAGAGATTTGAAGGTTTCAAGATGTAAGAATCCTGTGGTTGTTCAATTCTGGACAGAACAGGCTGAGAAGGCTGGGGGAGAAGCATCACTTGCTAACATGGTTCCCTATATTACATCTAAGTTTGACGTTTTCCTTGCTAATGACATTATGCGTCCAATAATCGCGCAAGAAAAATCTAGTTTCAACTTCAGAGATGTGATGGATAATAAAAAGATCTTGCTTGTTAACTTAGCAAAAGGATCATTGGGGGACATTAACTCATCACTAATTGGACTTGTCTTGGTTGGTAAAATATTGATGGCCGCACTTTCTAGAGTTGACTCATTTGGAAAAGATTTTCCTCCATTCTATCTATATATTGACGAGTTCCAAAACGTAACCACACCTTCAATTTCTACGATTCTTTCTGAGGCTAGAAAATATAAACTATCATTAAATATTGCTAATCAGTATATTAGTCAGTTGGATGATAAAATTAAGGACTCTGTTTTTGGAAACGTAGGAACAATTGCAGCACTTCGTGTTGGTGCTGAGGATGCAGAGATTTTAGAAAAACAATTCTCTCCAGTCTTTACAGCAAAAGATATTATGAACATAGACAATATGAATGTGTATCTCAAAATGCTTTCAAATGGTAAGCCTGTAAGGCCCTTTAGTGTAGAATTCACATGGGCAACTGGCAGTAGAAAAGAGATTGTTGAAAGTCTAAAGGAACTTTCGTACTTTAAGTATGGTCAAGATAGAGCCGTTGTTGAGGAGGAAATTGCTAAAAAATTCAAAAAAGAGGAGTTACCAACTCCCGCCCCAAGAAATAATCCATTTGCTGATTTGGTTTAA
- the map gene encoding type I methionyl aminopeptidase: protein MTKTSPKKPLKTTTIKPLEDIAILRVAGEKLARVLDSLKKSVRINMSSSELEDLARELTEAEDAVPSFLGYTPAIAHRPYPAALCLSCNDVVVHGIPNERPFIIKEGDVLTLDMGISYKNLFVDAAITIPVGEVDIKGRKLIESGEACLDAAIEALKNWPKDHPKGIKTGDVGYAVEKALAFYRKTYGFNIVEIFGGHGVGYSVHEDPFIPNYGMKGQGVILKPGMVIAIEPIIAEGKGVVKIDDDGYTYRTKDGKRATHSEHTILITDSGAEVLTTI from the coding sequence ATGACAAAGACATCGCCAAAAAAGCCTTTAAAAACAACAACTATTAAGCCATTAGAAGACATTGCTATTCTAAGGGTTGCTGGAGAGAAACTGGCTCGCGTTCTTGATTCCCTGAAGAAGTCTGTAAGAATCAATATGTCATCTTCTGAGCTTGAGGATTTGGCACGGGAACTAACTGAGGCAGAGGACGCTGTGCCATCATTTCTAGGATACACCCCAGCTATTGCTCACCGTCCATATCCTGCTGCACTTTGTTTGTCTTGCAATGATGTAGTTGTTCATGGTATTCCAAATGAAAGACCTTTTATCATAAAGGAAGGAGATGTACTTACATTGGACATGGGTATTTCATATAAGAACCTTTTTGTTGACGCCGCTATTACAATCCCCGTTGGCGAGGTGGATATTAAAGGAAGAAAACTAATAGAGTCTGGAGAGGCTTGTCTTGATGCTGCAATAGAGGCATTAAAGAATTGGCCAAAGGACCATCCTAAAGGGATTAAAACGGGTGACGTTGGATATGCTGTAGAAAAGGCGTTAGCATTTTATAGAAAAACATATGGCTTTAATATTGTAGAAATATTTGGAGGACATGGTGTTGGATATTCTGTTCATGAAGATCCATTTATTCCCAATTATGGAATGAAAGGGCAAGGTGTAATTTTAAAACCTGGAATGGTTATTGCAATTGAGCCAATTATTGCAGAAGGAAAGGGTGTTGTTAAAATTGATGACGATGGTTATACATACAGAACAAAGGATGGAAAAAGAGCAACTCATTCTGAGCATACTATTTTGATTACAGACTCTGGCGCAGAAGTGTTGACCACTATATAA
- a CDS encoding nucleoside monophosphate kinase, with translation MSQRTFIFIGRSGCGKGTQAKLLIQEIEIRDPEKRPTFYLETGAKFREFIKGDKYSNKLAAKLLQDGERQPDFLAIWNWASVFVDQMDSEKHLIVDGMPRSYQEAVIFDTAIDFYKIAKPTVIYINVNKDHSRKRLVLRGRADDIQPEVLERRLSWFDTEVIPAINYFKSHPGYQFIEVDGEQTIEKVFIDITAQLSW, from the coding sequence ATGTCACAACGTACTTTTATTTTTATTGGTAGATCTGGATGTGGAAAGGGAACACAAGCCAAGCTTTTGATTCAGGAAATTGAAATAAGAGATCCAGAAAAAAGACCAACATTCTATCTTGAAACTGGTGCAAAGTTTCGTGAGTTCATTAAGGGTGATAAATATTCAAACAAACTCGCTGCTAAGCTTTTGCAGGATGGAGAAAGGCAACCAGATTTTTTGGCTATTTGGAATTGGGCCTCAGTTTTTGTGGATCAAATGGATTCAGAGAAACATTTGATTGTAGATGGTATGCCCCGTTCATATCAAGAGGCTGTTATTTTTGATACAGCAATAGACTTTTATAAAATTGCAAAACCAACTGTTATTTATATTAATGTAAATAAAGATCACTCAAGAAAGAGATTAGTCCTTAGAGGAAGAGCTGATGATATACAGCCTGAAGTTCTTGAAAGAAGACTATCTTGGTTTGATACTGAGGTGATTCCTGCTATTAATTATTTCAAATCTCACCCAGGTTATCAGTTTATAGAGGTGGATGGAGAGCAAACAATTGAGAAAGTATTTATTGATATAACAGCTCAGTTAAGCTGGTAA